In Lycium barbarum isolate Lr01 chromosome 9, ASM1917538v2, whole genome shotgun sequence, the DNA window tttttttgtgtagacatacttttctaaggccacatagtaaaaaaaaaatctaatggGTAAGGTCTGGTTCTTTTAAAAACacgggtagacttattttttttaaagtcacggagatatttttttaaaacgaatAAACTCCACCTATCAAAAAACAAactatgtggccttagaaaagtatgtctacacaaaaaaatgggtagactttttttaaagtcacgcgatattttttaattaaaaaataacctaaatgttttttttaatatccgtcagtgaaaagggtatatttgcaccattttaaaacgacaggggtatatttgcatcattttattacggcaggggtatatatacaccaattttgtaacgaggggtatatctgctctaaatcacaaagtttAGGGGTATATATTCCCCTTTTCAATAACGGTGAGGGCATaaatcttccttttttttaacggagggtatatttgctccatatTGGAtaattgaggggtatatttgcccctTTGCCCTTGTTTTTATGTACAATTCCATAGCCCAACATGCATGGAATCCGAGACCCGGTATTTTAATCAATCATCCTGATGGCATTGATGTCTATGCTGGCGTGCCAAAGGTAATAATCAAAATTGTATTCTTTTGGAAGTGCTTACTTTGTGGAGTCGAGGTATTTGGCCTATGTTTTTATGAAAATACAAATGTTTTtgattgattttgataatatattATGGTAGGACTATACTGGCAAGAATATGACAACCGATAACTTCAATGGGGTGCTTCTAGGCAATAGAAGTAGTGTACGTGGTGGCAGTGGGAAAGTCGTGGATAGTAAACCCAACGACTATATATTCATATACTTCTCTGGTCATGGATATACTCCTAAAGAGGGTAGAACTCGTCTCGGTGAGTTTAGTTCAACTTGTTTCTTATTTAATTGgtcataatatatattttttttgataaggtaacacTTGTATATTTATCCAAAAATTATACCTACCACAAACAATTACAGGTCTCATAGTTACAAAGGAGTAACTATGAAACCGGGAGTAATAGGTGTGTGATCAGATGTGACTCTATTAAGGATTGATTGTTTGATGTTCCTAAACCCCTCATCCTATTCATCAGAAAAACTAAATTTGTCTAATTGTGATACTTAACTTTATCTTTGTTCAGAGATGTCGTGGAGTGACATTGAGGCCCCTCTATTATTTAAGGTCCTAAAACAGAAAAAAGCGTCTTGTAGTTTCAAAAAGATCGTAAGATTGCGAAACTTTCATTTTAATTGTTAAGTTTCAGGTAGATTAGTAGTTCCCTCTCTAACACACATATTTTGCAGCTTATCTACTGTGAAACGTGTGATAGCGCTAATTTCTTTATGGATTTACCCGAAGACCTGAAGACTTATGTTGTTACAGCATCAGACATAGATGAAGGAAGATTGCCCTAGTACTGTCTATGGTCATCAGAGAGTCCACCTCCACCGAATTATGACGTATGCGTGGGGGATCTGTTCAGTATATATTGGATGAAGCACAAGTAATAACTAGATAAAagtttatttgattagttagtttaTAATGATTACTTAAATGATTAATTTGTTTTCCAGCGAGTCTCATGATCATAAGGCGATAACAGTGGGAAGACAATTTGAGGAGGTGATTAATTAAAATACTTTTATCTGAAGCCTCTTATATATTCTTGTGTGTTAATTATCATCATTGAATGTTATTTTGGCGATGTAGGTGAAGGAAAGAGTTCACAACCCCTACAAAGATGTTACCGCTCATGCCATCAAATTATCCTCGCAGCAGATTTTTACACCCACTATCAGGGAGTTTGGAGACAAAAGGATCCGGGAACGGAAGCTTTATTTGTTCCTAGGATATTACCCGGATGGGCCAAATCTTAAGTACTTATGGGCAAGTGTAAGTATGAGCTAGATTTCATTAACATAattcatttttcttgtgtttctTTATATGATAATTAAGTATTTCATTACACATGTGAGTAGGAGAGGGATAGAAGATTTCATTAAGTAGACTTGTACAAGTTTTGTTTCGTGACTTCTGTCTGCATTTTTCTTATGTACAAGTTTTGTCTAGTGATTTAAGTTTGCATCTAAGCCCACATTTTGAAAAAATTGCCTCTGGAAGacaatttcttgatctcatttgAGGTTCTTTTAAgaccaatatttttttttggatgaaaatTAGTGTTTATTGTCATTGTGGTATATAAGCAAGAAAAATTGATAACTtttttctcctccttttttttagaaaaatctgTAAGTACACTCAGGGACACATATTTAGGACAAGTTGTATAACTCAAAACATAGGAATAATTAATCTATAACTGAGAACTATAAATATAGAAATCCAAAAGTAAAACACTATATCCAAGCACACACATAAATGATGAACTGAAAGCTAATATTCTATCAAGTCTagtaaatatatgcatataagaAAAATTCATTAATAGACAATTTCTCTGCTCGCATATTCACAATCAATTTAGCCCAACAGAAAGGTGAAAATAGAGCTTCCTCCCGCATGTGATAGGTCCTTATAATGAAATTGTCATTCTTGGATCCGTGGCAGCATACAATATACATGGACAGATGTCGTTGGCCTTGCATTTCACTCTAACCCTTATTTTATCATTAGGAACCTTCTCTATACCCACACATCTTTCAATTGCATATCTGGTTACAGCTTTCCTGAATCTATAAACATTATCAAAAATCATATTCAGCCGCCTTACACCACTTTGCATCGTATAACACCCCCTTGTCCTTTGTCATAGCTCTTAAATTTTTCGCCTCCTTTACTTCATTTTCACTCTTAAGACTTTCTGCAGCTAAGCTACCATGGATAGGTTCATCTCCTCCTAATTTTCCTAACTGATTTGTTTCACCTTTGTCTGTTTTCGTAGCCAGGATCATGTCCTTCTTTACCAAGAGAACATTAAGCAGCAACTGCCTTCCTTTGTCTCCTGTTATTGCTTTTATATTCTGTCACATCTTATTTGCATTTTCTTTGGGGACTTAGAATCAAATTTAATGTGTCTCACAACCGAGAAAAATTAAGGGGGTCATTTTGGTTTTGGGTCTGCGACCCCAACTATTTATCCGACCCCCTTTCCTTAGCGGTTCCAAATTCCTTATCTTTCTCATTCACTTTCTTCTTTTAGAAATAGATTTGAGCGTAGAATTTTATATTTTCTAAAAGTCGCAGCCCTATCCATTTATTCATTCGACCCAAATTTATTTTGTTCCGTTCCAAGAATTCTAACACGGTTTTATATTTTAAGATGTTCAACTCCTGATGAACATCACTTCCATATTCAGCCGCTCCATTTTCTTCCTCTGCACCCATCAGAACTTTCAGATCTGGCCCGTTATATCCTTCAACTGTTGCGTCTTCTTCCTTTTCACCACTAGAACTGTCAGATCCGACTGTCCAGCATGTACTAACTGACCACTACCATTAAAAGTCTCAATTATCTTGATATGAATGTGCATTCAAACCTTCACCTGCCCTACTGGAAGATTCTCCAAATAGCACAATTTTTTGTTTGGCCCACTTACCCTATTGAAATTGTTCTCAATAGACTCACAAGTCACATAGATATATATTTTCTTCAACCTCTCAAAGTTTAGTGCTTTCTTGTTCCTGATATTGATTCACACCTTTCAACCCCAAGACACAAGATTGTAGACTGAAATTGTTGTGAAAGCGAACCAAATAAGAGCTCGGCTTCTTCAATTTCTCTACAGACCAGAGAGCTCCCAATGAAACTTTCACAAGTGACGTGGCCTATTGTCTTTCTATTATCCTTTCTCATCTGCCTTTTAACTTTCtaattcattttttctttttaaattttgtttTTCATAATTTTACTAATTTGATTGTATAGTAACTAATAAGAAAGTGATAGTTTAGGGACGATCTGATCCATTATCTCTACCTTTATTGAACTAGAGCTTGAATTGGAATTTTGATACATGCTTTATTTATCTACACAGTATAAGAGGCGAGCAGGTTCAGTCGTGAGGCCCCATCGTGTATATATAGGTAAGGCTCTGCTCTATATGCAACATCTAGCTGTCAAAGTTCTGCTCTATATGCAACATCTAGCAGTCAGGGTCTTTCTTTTTGGTCCCACAAAGGCTTTGTCCCAACTCCGAACTTGACTTTTGGGGTCCCGCTTAAAAGGAGCCATAATAACAGTGATGGGACTGGGACTATTTTCCATAAAGGTGTTTGATAcgttcaaattacacctattaatggtatataacgcggacgttgtcaaatatagtaacctaacaaggttggggtcgaatcccacagagaacaatatgtaggcgatttaagcagattaagaattatcactaacaatagctatgcccgaacgcatcaatggtggtttttgataagattttgataaaatatggaaatataaattctaatctagaaagcaggTAAATTGAttaatggcaacaagaatggaataaaggaaactacttctcaagtaacgatccaatctatttcacgaattataaataatagcaagtttatgttatttagcctcggataatgactctaaattaacttcttccgaagattaactagactacccaattgaagatccctcaagcaattaggagcattaagaacactcgaatatggctacaagtggtattgcctattcctaggtcaacttccattagatgagggttaacgccccaaatttatgttaattattctatcccaactccgttcttcctcttccgagtttcaaacaaagtaaatgggcgagttcaaaggctagctaatcccttgagaaacattcatgaacaagaataattaaaatagcaaaaacttacttgattaagaacaatgcaaatgaataaataagcataacaagagtgtcaatcttaattgtcaccaagagatttccatcaacaaggattaaatagaagagagaacatttttgtaggaaccctagcctccaacttatgaaaactgccaaagatatgtttggaaaaccctagttttctttTTATAGGACTTGGAATGGCAGAAATCGTTAAAGCCCATGTTCTGGTCGAACTGGGCTAAAAATCcttctgcgcgaacgcgccagtattctgcgcgaacgcgtggaATCACGTTCGTggttcagcgcgaacgcgtgaactTTAAGCGCGAACGCGTgggatacctgcgcgaacgcgtagagtatttttccacgaaattttccagaacctccagttatttccagtgatcaacgttttgtgctctgtttcccttgttttccacacttaggctctagggacctcgtattacctgaaacataacaaaaaccacgtaaaatcacatagactcgcttaaaaacaagtaaaacttatagccgaaaagcatcaattgtggcgtaaaatcacgccacatcaacacccccaacttaaagtatttgcttgtcctcaagcaagccatacaaaacaacgactcattctaacacctagatatcatagaataacaacgtctacattggttttgactttgaactaccggcatgcatgttt includes these proteins:
- the LOC132612222 gene encoding asparaginyl endopeptidase Rep2-like encodes the protein MIGDDKELLDAVCNVGKPLFLFTVISETSVCSTQHAWNPRPGILINHPDGIDVYAGVPKDYTGKNMTTDNFNGVLLGNRSSVRGGSGKVVDSKPNDYIFIYFSGHGYTPKEGRTRLEMSWSDIEAPLLFKVLKQKKASCSFKKILIYCETCDSANFFMDLPEDLKTYVVTASDIDEGRLP